The genomic interval cgctcactttctttcttttgctcacAGTAATCTTCTTAGGGAATACGAGAAGGGCAGAACACCGAATCCAGACATACTGTGTAACAAACACATCAAGTTTAAGCACTTCTATCAGCACGCAGTTAATACTTTAGGTAAGTTAAGTGGGATCGATGAGCTTGTAATGTTTTCCGGGAAAAGAGATACAGAGATCCTGctttttctctcaacatggaGACATTTATCAGTCaataaatgggggaaaaaagccggataatgcattactttaccaAAAGTAATCGGATGTATAATTTGCATTGCTTGTAATGCGTTACCCCCAACATCGGAGACAActgacattaaaacaaattatgattAGAAACTGCACATATGTGTTGTCTTGCGTAGGTAGCTTCATGTCGGTCTTAATTAAAAACAGGTGCTGACGCCATGGCAACGGGACACTATGCCCGGACATCCCAGGAGGACGAGGAGGTTTTTCAACAGAAGCACGTTGCACCGCCTAGAACCCTCTTCAGAGATCGCTTTGAAATTAGAAAGCGTACGTATAACATTTGTGTTTCCATGCGGCGGGTCAAAATCGCAGGGATTTGAAATGATTCCATCAGTTTCGGTTGTTAGCATCCTGACCTTTTCTCCTGAACTTCTTCAGCTGTGCGGCTCTACCGAGGTGCTGATCGCTCGAAGGACCAGACGTTCTTTCTCAGTCAAATTTCCCAGGATGCTCTCAGACACACCGTATTTCCCCTAGCCGGGCTAACCAAAGACTTTGTGAAGAAAATGGCGGCTGAGGCCGGCTTCCAGCATGTTCTAAAGAAAAAAGAGGtactaaattaaattgaacGCACTTTACGAGGCCTTTTTATAAGCCTCTGGATTTTTTAGCATGAGAAATCTGACATTTAGTACTTTAAATATGCTCCACTGattcatttatgtaaaattgAATGTTCAGTGGCTAAATATaatccaaatgcattttttttttctcggaaAGAGCATGGGAATCTGTTTCATTGGGAGGAGAAATTTTGAGAACTTTATCCTTGAGGTATGTTTCATGCAGGATACAAACAGGccttgttattatttttaaagcagtaaaaacacacgtcaacatatatatatatatatatatatatatatatatatatatatatatatatatatatatgtgtgtgttatagatagatagatagatagatagataaatgctttcagaaatataaataatgattgtttatttttgtcaattgacaaaatgcaaagtgggcaaacaaaagaaaaatctaaatcaaatcgaTATTTGGTGTCACTACCTTTTGCCTTTaaaccagcatcaattcttataggtacacttgcacaaagtcagggattttCTAGGATTATGATTTCtaggtgtatgatcaaccaattataccaaacaaGTACTAATTATCGTCAATGTCAAACGTAGATTgagctgaaacagaaacagcttaaaactgggtgaggaaCAGCCAAACTCTGCTACCAAAGTGAGGTTGTAAAAGACAAGATTgagcaacaagacacaaggtagttATACTGCACCAACAAGGTCTCTCCCAAAGCAGACTGGGGTAtcaagatgtgctgttcaagctcttttgaagaagcacaaagaaacaggCAACGTTGAGGATTGTAGACGCGACCAAGGAAACTTGAAATCGGAagcagatgaaagacacatcGAGCTTATTACTCTTCGAAATCAGAAGACGTCCAGCAGTGCCATCCGCTCAGGACTGGCAGAAACCAGTGGGACCCAGGTACACCCACCGACTGTCTGGAGACGTCTGGTCAGAAGTGGTCTTCACGGAAGAGTTGCAGCCAAAAAGCCAAGGCCAAGCGACTCAGTTATGCACGAAAACATAGGAACTGGGGTGCAGAAAAACGGCGGCAGATGCTCTGGATGGATGAGTCCAAATTTCAAATATGAATAGGATGTGAGAAAtcctacatccacagaagatctgtggttgGTTCTCCgagatgtttggaacaacctaccagccgagttccttcaaaaactgtgcGCAAGTGTAGCTAGAAAAGAGTGGCAAAGAGCGCTGACACCAAATATTGgtttgatttagatttctcttttgttcattcgctgcattttgttcatttatgaaaatacaCTTGTATTTTTGAAAGCGTTCTTTGtgcacagcattttttttcacacctgcctaaaacttttgcacagcactgtatattaaaatattattattatgcgtTTTTCAAGTGTAAATTGAATTGTTGACTGAATTTATGGCAGTAtttatcatttgtatttaatatttattgcttttaattaatattcgttatattcatattcaaacaCATCTCACGTTTTCAACTTTTTGGCTCTTCAGGCTCTAATTCGTGCTGTTTTTGGTCATTGCcattattcaattatatatatatatatatatatatatatatatatatatatatatatatatatatatatatatatatactaagtgtttattaattttgtacGGTCTTTGTCcaattaaatacagtacataGAGCCCAAACCAGGAAACTTTGTCTCCATTGAAGATGGGAAGATTATGGGACAGCATAAAGGTGggtattcatttaataatcattcataTTCTCCTCCGTAGTGTCTATGTAACTAACTACTGTATTTCACCACAGGCTGGTTCACGTTAACACTGGGTCAGAGGGCTAGAATAGGAGGACAGGTTGATCCTTGGTTTGTAGTAGATAAAGATACCACAACCGGAGATGTATTCGTGGTGAGTTGAAAGAAAAAGCCACAAACGGATGTTAAGGTCGACTTGATTCATAAAATAAGGCATATCTTGCAGGGCCCGACCACGAACCACCCGGCACTGTTCAGAGACACGATACAGACAGGACGCTTTTACTGGATCGCCGAAGACCCGCCAGCTGAACTTGTCCGAACTCAGATGATGGAATGCCACTTCCGTTTCAATAACCGGATGCTTTTGAGTAAGTTGATTTTCACTTGGACATTGTTAGACAGCGGGTCAGTTGAAAAAGAAACGCTCAGCAGCCAATATGCCGTGTTTTCTTTTTCGCTGGCAATTCCTTCGGCGTTTGAATTTCCAACGTGTACGTCAAACAAAGCGAGGGGCGGGGGCGAAACCAGGGGGCGGGGTTTGTATCGGTTCCCTAAATACAGCTGTTAATCAGTTCGTGCCCGTGTGAACGAACACACAACCTCTATGGCAcaatacatttctgtatttttaaaatatatatatattttattaccacATAAAACGATAATATCCTGCTAACAACAGGAACGACAGTACGCGCAATGGGTCAGTGTTCACTATTAAccaaacgcttttttttttttttcccgcggCGTGTTGCGACAGCTGCGCCTATGTTGGCGCTCTAATATATAGAATAggaatatataattatatatatactgtgtgtatataagaTACAGGTGTCAAATTGGTAAAATACCTTCagttttgcattgtttgttcGCTTTAGTGCCTCAGCAATTTAAGCTCTTCAGGCAAGTGAAGCTCTCTTTATTACTACAGAAGTTCAAAGTAGCCGTACGGTGTTTTTTTTCGTTATCGCTACTTTATTTTTGTCGTGATATATTTTTGCATCAACAATACTTGTTTGGAAAGCGCAGTCGCTATAATTCATTCAGTAAATGTTACACAaatgtgattaataaaaatgatgattttgCTTGACACTGCTGCACGACTCATCACAGCTTGTCATTTACAACGGCGTATTTGTAATATatctttattgttaataaatgtgtatcataatattattaaaaataggaTTTTTAGCCGTTTGTAAAACATatgttaattttcattttagttttcaatgttttttttcaaaacaaattctGTCACACAATAGAAAAAAGTCTAACGttatataacataattattatttttcattattggaCTGCacaagtatttttattgtaccccctctcatttttattcatttcaattttgactcattttttaacttatttgaGTTGCATTTACCCGTCAGAAgtataaagtcatttttgaagtgttaacATTTATcctgtataatattttaattaaaaatatttttgagtagttttattatttatttgattaaattcagTGGTTTTTATTCCCAGCTTTTGTCAaagatcttgttttttttttttttttttagctccaTGTACCGTAACCTTGAATCTAGACG from Puntigrus tetrazona isolate hp1 chromosome 4, ASM1883169v1, whole genome shotgun sequence carries:
- the trmu gene encoding mitochondrial tRNA-specific 2-thiouridylase 1 isoform X1, with translation MGVVRHVVCAMSGGVDSSVSALLLKRMGYHVTGVFMKNWDSHDERGVCSSERDCEDAYKVCTMLDMPFHQVSYVKEYWHEVFSNLLREYEKGRTPNPDILCNKHIKFKHFYQHAVNTLGADAMATGHYARTSQEDEEVFQQKHVAPPRTLFRDRFEIRKPVRLYRGADRSKDQTFFLSQISQDALRHTVFPLAGLTKDFVKKMAAEAGFQHVLKKKESMGICFIGRRNFENFILEYIEPKPGNFVSIEDGKIMGQHKGWFTLTLGQRARIGGQVDPWFVVDKDTTTGDVFVGPTTNHPALFRDTIQTGRFYWIAEDPPAELVRTQMMECHFRFNNRMLLTPCTVTLNLDGSLWIILKEPQRALTPGQFAVLYKGDECLGSGKIVRLGPTKFTLQKGENCTSCPPKHTNRPHPEPAS
- the trmu gene encoding mitochondrial tRNA-specific 2-thiouridylase 1 isoform X2, which gives rise to MGVVRHVVCAMSGGVDSSVSALLLKRMGYHVTGVFMKNWDSHDERGVCSSERDCEDAYKVCTMLDMPFHQVSYVKEYWHEVFSNLLREYEKGRTPNPDILCNKHIKFKHFYQHAVNTLGADAMATGHYARTSQEDEEVFQQKHVAPPRTLFRDRFEIRKPVRLYRGADRSKDQTFFLSQISQDALRHTVFPLAGLTKDFVKKMAAEAGFQHVLKKKESMGICFIGRRNFENFILEYIEPKPGNFVSIEDGKIMGQHKGWFTLTLGQRARIGGQVDPWFVVDKDTTTGDVFVGPTTNHPALFRDTIQTGRFYWIAEDPPAELVRTQMMECHFRFNNRMLLTPCTVTLNLDGSLWIILKEPQRALTPGQFAVLYKGDECLGSGKIVRLGPTKFTLQKGFRT